One window of Solwaraspora sp. WMMA2056 genomic DNA carries:
- a CDS encoding helix-turn-helix domain-containing protein: MATRSPTTPHPDHVGATTDDPMAQLIADVFARACPSRETLEHVSSKWGILALVALLDGNYRFNALRRRVDGISEKMLAQTLQALERDGMVNRDVQATIPPRVEYSLTPLGQSVATALMGLIELVEGAMPTVLAARARFDAAS; encoded by the coding sequence ATGGCCACCCGGTCCCCGACCACGCCGCACCCCGACCACGTCGGGGCCACCACCGACGACCCGATGGCGCAACTGATCGCCGACGTGTTCGCGCGGGCCTGCCCGTCCCGGGAGACCCTGGAGCACGTTTCCAGCAAATGGGGCATCCTGGCGCTCGTCGCACTGCTGGACGGCAACTACCGCTTCAACGCGCTGCGCCGCCGGGTCGATGGCATCAGCGAGAAGATGCTGGCCCAGACCCTGCAGGCGCTGGAGCGCGACGGGATGGTCAACCGTGACGTCCAGGCCACCATCCCGCCGCGCGTCGAGTACAGCCTCACCCCGCTCGGGCAGTCCGTCGCGACCGCTCTGATGGGGCTGATCGAGCTCGTGGAAGGCGCGATGCCGACCGTACTCGCGGCCCGCGCCCGGTTCGACGCCGCCAGCTGA
- a CDS encoding LuxR family transcriptional regulator: protein MIGLTQSREASSLAWGADDVPFVGRRDQLRVLHESLRRVERGDTAAVFVMGESGIGKTRLLSAASDRLRTAGALVLTGACLDIGDSSPLHPLRQALRRYRPEPGHSGAVASAAARDLLAVLDGDARDPDGAGAVLERVSRGLGGVAAGRTLVLAVDDLQWADLTTRHLLLYLIAGLSDVRLLLLAAARSETLQADDPIRRMVLELRRSRARSGAVHVLELTPLDRAETAELVAEVVGGPPDPELAESVWRRSGGVPFVAEELARDARDGRVGLSETLREITLAHVDALPADAQLVSHAVAAGVEPVAHDLLAGVVQLAEDRLLQAVRDAVGQRVLLSEPDGYRFRYPLIREVLQPRLLPGERTRWHRRYAETLAAVPSGDLQHARLAYHWREAGETTRALPAVVAAAEEAERLYGFAEAFEHWASAVDLANQVPPAWLMEFDVTTLGRRAAEAAHRSGEHERALALLEQLATNLFGPPPSWLYTLRARYLTAVGQLAAAEREYDRTLAAADVAPSERVAAAAHSADLLLQLCRYADAGRRAREALDLAAGVPDAASAMVLAGVTLGYSQAYLNDPAAGKEAVREARRTAESFGGPEDVAVADLQLAELLSGPLNELEDGVAVARQGAERAERVGLARTYGTRLLSVAANGLFRLGRWAEAEELIAAALRHRPSGADAVELLLARCRIHVGFGRLDGAEADLEAIETLLAAGGGVRYMLPLLTLRAGLAMWRGRHREARDAVGQGIDLAESRSDDVWLQAPLVWHGLRAEAEARSAGAPPCPKVVQRLVGVVERMERSSTTDTAAPVRDAVIGYRELCAAEISRIDGRSDPALWDRAAQVWERRSHPYPAAYARLRQAEALYAIRTRNAEATRALQSAYRTARRLGARPFTEEIQALAKRARIALHPGESEPMPEVDSQEPVTLRAGLTSPPSVGDRVARALGNERSGRSSVTERTSRTLSPRTADELAVLTDRERQVLELVAEGRTNRATAEALFISERTVGVHVSNILNKLQVKTRVEATRVFMRNQPRA, encoded by the coding sequence GTGATCGGATTGACACAGTCACGCGAAGCCAGCTCGCTGGCCTGGGGCGCCGACGATGTTCCCTTCGTCGGGCGCCGGGATCAGCTGCGGGTGCTGCACGAGTCGTTACGTAGGGTCGAGCGGGGGGACACGGCCGCAGTCTTCGTCATGGGCGAGAGCGGCATCGGCAAGACGCGGCTGCTCAGTGCGGCCAGCGACCGGTTGCGGACCGCCGGTGCACTGGTCCTTACCGGCGCATGTCTGGACATTGGGGATTCATCGCCATTGCATCCGCTGCGCCAGGCGTTGCGACGTTACCGTCCGGAGCCGGGCCACTCCGGTGCCGTCGCCAGCGCCGCCGCCCGCGACCTGCTCGCGGTGCTCGACGGTGACGCCCGCGACCCCGACGGGGCCGGTGCGGTGCTGGAGCGGGTCTCCCGCGGGCTGGGTGGCGTCGCCGCCGGACGCACCCTGGTCCTCGCCGTCGACGATCTGCAGTGGGCCGACCTGACCACCCGGCACCTGCTGCTGTACCTGATCGCCGGGTTGAGCGACGTACGGCTGCTGCTGCTCGCCGCCGCCCGCTCCGAGACGCTGCAGGCCGACGACCCGATCCGTCGGATGGTCCTGGAACTCCGCCGCTCCCGGGCTCGCTCCGGGGCGGTGCACGTGCTGGAGCTGACCCCGCTGGACCGGGCCGAGACCGCCGAACTGGTGGCCGAGGTGGTCGGCGGCCCACCCGACCCCGAGCTCGCCGAGTCGGTGTGGCGGCGCAGCGGCGGTGTGCCGTTCGTGGCCGAGGAGCTGGCCCGCGACGCCCGCGACGGCCGGGTCGGGCTCTCCGAGACGCTGCGGGAGATCACCCTGGCCCACGTGGACGCGCTGCCCGCCGACGCGCAGCTGGTGTCCCACGCCGTCGCAGCCGGTGTGGAGCCGGTCGCGCACGACCTGCTGGCCGGGGTGGTGCAGTTGGCCGAGGACCGGTTGCTGCAGGCGGTACGGGACGCGGTCGGCCAGCGGGTGCTGCTGTCCGAGCCGGACGGCTACCGGTTCCGCTATCCGCTGATCAGGGAGGTGCTGCAACCCCGGCTGCTGCCGGGTGAGCGGACCCGCTGGCACCGCCGGTACGCCGAGACCCTCGCCGCCGTACCCTCCGGTGACCTGCAGCACGCCCGGTTGGCGTACCACTGGCGGGAGGCCGGCGAGACGACGCGGGCGTTGCCGGCGGTGGTCGCCGCGGCCGAGGAGGCCGAGCGGCTGTACGGCTTCGCCGAGGCGTTCGAGCACTGGGCCAGCGCGGTGGACCTGGCCAACCAGGTGCCGCCCGCCTGGCTGATGGAGTTCGACGTGACCACGCTGGGGCGTCGGGCGGCGGAGGCGGCGCACCGCAGCGGGGAGCACGAGCGCGCCCTGGCGTTGCTGGAGCAGTTGGCGACCAACCTGTTCGGTCCGCCGCCGTCCTGGCTGTACACGTTGCGGGCCCGGTACCTCACGGCGGTCGGGCAGCTGGCCGCCGCCGAGCGCGAGTACGACCGGACGCTCGCCGCCGCCGACGTCGCCCCGAGTGAACGGGTCGCCGCCGCCGCGCACTCGGCCGACCTGCTGCTGCAGCTGTGCCGGTACGCCGACGCCGGTCGGCGCGCCCGTGAGGCCCTCGACCTGGCCGCCGGGGTGCCCGACGCCGCCTCGGCGATGGTGCTGGCCGGGGTGACTCTGGGCTACAGCCAGGCGTACCTCAACGACCCGGCGGCCGGCAAGGAGGCGGTCCGCGAGGCCCGGCGTACCGCCGAGTCGTTCGGCGGCCCGGAGGACGTCGCCGTCGCCGACCTGCAGCTGGCCGAGTTGCTCAGCGGCCCGTTGAACGAGCTGGAGGACGGCGTCGCGGTGGCCCGCCAGGGTGCCGAGCGGGCCGAACGGGTGGGGTTGGCCCGTACGTACGGCACCCGGCTGCTGTCGGTCGCGGCGAACGGTCTGTTCCGGCTGGGCCGGTGGGCCGAGGCCGAGGAGCTGATCGCCGCTGCCCTGCGGCACCGCCCGTCCGGCGCGGACGCGGTCGAGCTGCTGCTCGCCCGCTGCCGGATCCATGTCGGCTTCGGGCGGCTCGACGGCGCCGAGGCCGATCTGGAGGCGATCGAGACGCTGCTCGCCGCCGGTGGTGGGGTCCGGTACATGCTGCCGCTGCTGACGCTGCGGGCCGGGCTGGCGATGTGGCGTGGCCGGCACCGGGAGGCCCGGGACGCGGTCGGGCAGGGGATCGACCTGGCGGAGAGCCGATCCGACGACGTCTGGCTGCAGGCGCCGCTGGTCTGGCACGGGCTGCGGGCGGAGGCGGAGGCCCGGTCGGCCGGCGCGCCGCCCTGCCCGAAGGTGGTGCAGCGGCTGGTCGGGGTGGTCGAGCGGATGGAGCGCAGCAGCACCACGGACACCGCTGCTCCGGTACGGGACGCGGTGATCGGCTACCGGGAGCTGTGCGCGGCGGAGATCAGCCGCATCGACGGACGGTCCGATCCGGCGCTGTGGGACCGGGCCGCGCAGGTGTGGGAGCGGCGTAGCCACCCGTACCCGGCGGCGTACGCCCGGCTGCGGCAGGCGGAGGCGCTGTACGCGATCCGTACCCGTAACGCCGAGGCGACCCGGGCGCTGCAGTCGGCGTACCGGACCGCCCGGCGGCTCGGTGCCCGGCCGTTCACCGAGGAGATCCAGGCGTTGGCGAAGCGGGCCCGGATCGCCCTGCACCCCGGGGAGTCCGAGCCGATGCCCGAGGTGGACAGTCAGGAGCCGGTCACCCTACGGGCCGGGTTGACCAGCCCGCCCAGCGTCGGTGACCGGGTGGCCCGCGCGCTGGGCAACGAGCGTTCCGGCCGGTCGTCGGTGACCGAGCGGACCAGCCGGACCCTGTCGCCGCGTACGGCGGACGAGTTGGCGGTGCTGACCGACCGGGAACGGCAGGTGCTGGAGCTGGTGGCGGAGGGGCGGACCAACCGGGCCACCGCCGAGGCGCTGTTCATCAGTGAACGCACGGTGGGCGTACATGTGTCGAACATTCTGAACAAGCTGCAGGTCAAGACGCGGGTCGAGGCAACCCGGGTGTTCATGCGCAATCAGCCACGTGCCTGA
- a CDS encoding FAD-dependent oxidoreductase has protein sequence MTNPAILTVDDDPNVSRAVARDIRRRYGDRYRVVRAGSGAEALTALRELKLRAEQVALLLADYRMPEMNGIEFLEAAMDLYPQARRVLLTAYADTDAAIDAINIVDLDHYLLKPWHPPEEKLYPVCDALLESWQRTPVAAADELRVVGHRWSAPSFEVRDFLARNLVPYRWLLADDPEAQRLLAAADAGPADIPVVICPDGTVLRNPDRAALAAQVGLRTEPARDFYDLVVVGAGPAGLGAAVYGASEGLRTVLVERQATGGQAGQSSRIENYLGFPDGVSGAQLTDRARRQALKFGTELLTTRDVVGLSTAGATRLLHFADGSTIAGHTVVLATGVAYRQLDAPGLAELTGRGVFYGSAATEAPHCVGQDVYIVGGANSAGQAAVYFARHADRVHLLIRGADLTQSMSRYLIEQIERIDTIQVHPNSEVVAATGEDHLERLTVRDTRTGDTRDVDTSWLFVFIGAQPRTDWLDGTVVRDGRGFVVTGPDLTTGGRRPPGWSLPRDPYLLESSVPGVFAAGDVRAESVKRVASAVGEGALVVTLAHRYLAAQ, from the coding sequence GTGACCAACCCGGCGATCCTCACCGTCGACGACGACCCCAACGTCTCCCGTGCCGTCGCCCGCGACATCCGCCGCCGGTACGGCGACCGCTACCGCGTCGTACGGGCCGGCTCGGGCGCCGAGGCGCTCACCGCCCTGCGGGAGTTGAAACTCCGCGCCGAGCAGGTGGCCCTGCTGCTGGCCGACTACCGGATGCCGGAGATGAACGGCATCGAGTTCCTCGAAGCCGCGATGGACCTGTACCCGCAGGCCCGGCGGGTGCTGCTGACCGCCTACGCCGACACCGACGCCGCCATCGACGCCATCAACATCGTCGACCTCGACCACTACCTGCTCAAACCCTGGCACCCGCCGGAGGAGAAGCTCTACCCGGTCTGCGACGCGCTGCTCGAGTCGTGGCAGCGCACCCCGGTCGCCGCCGCCGACGAGCTGCGGGTCGTCGGCCACCGCTGGTCGGCCCCGTCGTTCGAGGTCCGCGACTTCCTCGCCCGCAACCTGGTGCCGTACCGGTGGCTGCTCGCCGACGACCCCGAGGCGCAGCGGCTGCTCGCCGCCGCCGACGCCGGGCCGGCCGACATCCCGGTGGTGATCTGCCCGGACGGCACGGTGCTGCGCAACCCCGACCGGGCCGCGCTGGCCGCCCAGGTCGGTCTGCGCACCGAACCCGCCCGGGACTTCTACGACCTGGTCGTGGTCGGTGCCGGCCCGGCCGGCCTCGGCGCCGCCGTGTACGGCGCGTCCGAGGGTCTGCGGACCGTCCTCGTCGAGCGCCAGGCCACCGGCGGCCAGGCCGGACAGAGCAGCCGGATCGAGAACTACCTCGGCTTCCCCGACGGCGTCTCCGGTGCCCAGTTGACCGACCGGGCCCGGCGGCAGGCGTTGAAGTTCGGCACCGAACTGCTGACCACCCGCGACGTGGTCGGCCTGAGCACCGCCGGCGCGACCCGGCTGCTGCACTTCGCCGACGGCAGCACCATCGCGGGACACACCGTCGTGCTCGCCACCGGGGTGGCGTACCGGCAACTCGACGCCCCCGGCCTGGCGGAGCTGACCGGCCGGGGGGTCTTCTACGGTTCGGCGGCGACCGAGGCACCACACTGCGTCGGCCAGGACGTCTACATCGTCGGCGGGGCGAACTCGGCCGGACAGGCGGCGGTCTACTTCGCCCGGCACGCCGACCGGGTGCACCTGCTGATTCGAGGAGCCGACCTGACCCAGTCGATGTCCCGGTACCTGATCGAACAGATCGAACGAATCGACACCATCCAGGTGCATCCGAACTCGGAGGTCGTCGCAGCGACCGGCGAGGACCATCTGGAACGGCTCACGGTGCGCGACACCCGCACCGGCGACACCCGCGACGTCGACACCTCGTGGCTGTTCGTCTTCATCGGCGCACAGCCGCGCACCGACTGGCTCGACGGGACGGTGGTGCGCGACGGCCGTGGCTTCGTCGTCACCGGACCCGACCTCACCACCGGTGGGCGCCGACCGCCCGGCTGGTCGTTGCCCCGGGACCCGTACCTGCTGGAGTCGAGCGTCCCCGGCGTGTTCGCGGCCGGCGACGTACGGGCCGAGTCGGTGAAACGGGTCGCCTCCGCCGTCGGCGAAGGCGCCCTGGTGGTCACCCTGGCGCACCGCTACCTGGCGGCGCAGTGA
- a CDS encoding SDR family oxidoreductase — MITVTGASGHLGRLVVTDLLDRGVPAGEIVAVVRDPAKAADLAARGVQVRVGDYDRPETLGPALAGTRRLLLVSGSEVGKRVPQHRNVIDAATSAGVELIVYTSILRADTSSVPLAAEHLATEELVRASGLPFVLLRNGWYLENYTEAALPQALATGSVFGSAGDGRVAAATRADFAAAAAAVLTDPAAADPAGVVYELGGDHPFTLAELAAEISQASGRPVDYQDLPEDVYAKALTDAGVPAEFAAVLAASDVGISQGDLTTDSGDLRRLIGRPTTTLASAVRAAVAAG; from the coding sequence ATGATCACTGTCACCGGCGCATCCGGCCATCTCGGTCGTCTCGTCGTCACCGACCTGCTGGACCGCGGCGTACCGGCCGGCGAGATCGTCGCCGTCGTCCGCGACCCGGCCAAGGCCGCCGACCTCGCCGCCCGGGGCGTGCAGGTCCGGGTCGGCGACTACGACCGACCGGAGACCCTCGGCCCGGCCCTCGCCGGCACCCGTCGGCTGCTGCTGGTCTCCGGCAGCGAGGTCGGCAAGCGGGTACCGCAGCACCGCAACGTGATCGACGCCGCCACCTCGGCCGGGGTCGAGCTGATCGTCTACACGAGCATCCTGCGCGCCGACACCAGCAGCGTCCCGCTGGCCGCCGAGCACCTCGCCACCGAGGAGCTGGTCCGCGCCAGTGGGCTGCCGTTCGTCCTGCTCCGCAACGGTTGGTACCTGGAGAACTACACCGAAGCGGCACTGCCGCAGGCGCTGGCCACCGGCAGTGTCTTCGGGTCCGCCGGCGACGGCCGGGTGGCCGCGGCGACCCGCGCCGACTTCGCCGCCGCCGCAGCCGCGGTGCTGACCGATCCGGCCGCCGCCGACCCGGCCGGGGTCGTGTACGAACTCGGCGGCGACCACCCGTTCACCCTCGCCGAACTGGCTGCCGAGATCAGCCAGGCCAGCGGACGTCCGGTCGACTACCAGGACTTGCCTGAGGACGTGTACGCCAAGGCGCTGACCGACGCGGGCGTGCCGGCGGAGTTCGCCGCCGTGCTGGCCGCCTCCGACGTCGGGATCAGCCAGGGCGACCTGACCACCGACAGCGGTGACCTGCGCCGACTCATCGGCCGGCCCACCACCACCCTCGCGTCGGCGGTCCGGGCCGCCGTCGCCGCCGGGTAG
- a CDS encoding DUF1986 domain-containing protein: MRIRLTLAIAATALVGVFVAPSAAAAAPEPIIGGSTVSSAPWAAAVFQNGSFACSGSIIAPRWVLTARHCIGGTMSVRVGSVYRSSGGTTRSVSATYSRYDLGLLYLSSSVSTTYVTLASSNPPVGSTNTIFGWGRTCSTCDASPQLKTASVRTTTNGASDAYGGPAIRSTGVNGVAWRGDSGGPQFYNGQQVGVCSTGNGSTYQNYGSVAASRSWIASVAGV, from the coding sequence TTGCGTATCCGACTCACCTTGGCGATCGCCGCGACAGCTCTCGTCGGCGTATTCGTCGCGCCGTCCGCAGCGGCTGCGGCGCCAGAGCCGATCATTGGCGGCAGTACCGTTTCCTCGGCGCCCTGGGCGGCGGCCGTTTTCCAGAACGGCTCGTTTGCCTGCTCGGGCTCGATCATCGCGCCGCGCTGGGTGCTGACCGCGCGGCACTGCATCGGCGGCACGATGTCCGTACGGGTGGGCAGTGTCTACCGTTCCTCCGGCGGCACGACCCGCTCGGTCAGTGCCACGTACAGCCGCTACGACCTCGGCCTGCTCTACCTGAGCTCGTCGGTCTCCACCACCTACGTCACGCTGGCTTCGAGCAACCCGCCGGTCGGATCGACGAACACGATCTTCGGCTGGGGTCGGACCTGCAGCACCTGCGACGCGTCGCCGCAGCTCAAGACCGCGTCGGTCCGGACCACCACGAACGGCGCCAGTGACGCGTACGGCGGCCCGGCGATCCGCAGCACCGGGGTCAACGGCGTCGCCTGGCGGGGCGATTCCGGCGGTCCGCAGTTCTACAACGGACAGCAGGTCGGCGTCTGCTCGACGGGCAACGGTTCGACCTACCAGAACTACGGATCGGTTGCCGCCAGCCGAAGCTGGATCGCCTCGGTGGCCGGTGTCTGA
- a CDS encoding DUF5995 family protein produces MPELRWGHVHDQIMEILCHRPTDVAGVVEDLAALQLLLTEATPDDPENPVADFNHLYWVITRTIQERLEAGAFADPEFLTLLDIEFAERYFEALRCWGNRADTPAAWQVLFRRLRDESVRSLPSAAAGVNAHINYDLPFALLNTWAKLGSGPENDAQHRDYLYINEIFFDRIPELRRSYLSTWQICIDRLNGRIDDWYQNRLVEFTRDIAWRDAARMWTLRDDAAAMESERIRLDRHTAFLGWALLSPVGSLLQ; encoded by the coding sequence ATGCCGGAACTTCGCTGGGGTCACGTGCACGACCAGATCATGGAGATTCTCTGCCATCGGCCGACCGACGTCGCCGGCGTGGTCGAGGATCTGGCCGCGCTGCAACTGCTGCTGACCGAGGCCACGCCGGACGACCCGGAGAACCCGGTCGCCGACTTCAACCATCTCTACTGGGTCATCACCCGGACCATTCAGGAGCGACTCGAGGCGGGCGCGTTCGCCGACCCGGAGTTCCTCACCCTGCTGGACATCGAGTTCGCCGAGCGCTACTTCGAGGCGTTGCGCTGCTGGGGCAACCGGGCCGACACCCCGGCGGCCTGGCAGGTCCTGTTCCGTCGGCTGCGGGACGAGAGCGTACGGTCGTTGCCGTCGGCGGCCGCCGGGGTGAACGCTCACATCAACTACGACCTGCCGTTCGCGTTGCTGAACACCTGGGCGAAGTTGGGGTCGGGGCCGGAGAACGACGCCCAGCACCGCGACTACCTGTACATCAACGAGATCTTCTTCGACCGGATCCCCGAGCTGCGGCGTAGCTATCTGAGCACCTGGCAGATCTGCATCGACCGGCTGAACGGACGCATCGACGACTGGTACCAGAACCGGTTGGTCGAGTTCACCCGGGACATCGCCTGGCGTGACGCCGCGCGGATGTGGACGCTGCGCGACGATGCGGCGGCGATGGAGAGCGAGCGGATCCGGCTGGACCGGCACACCGCGTTCCTGGGTTGGGCGTTGCTGTCCCCGGTCGGCAGCCTGCTGCAGTAA
- a CDS encoding Dam family site-specific DNA-(adenine-N6)-methyltransferase → MIRTDASSARSTGPTGRSTGTGRPTGRSFLKWAGGKTRYAATIVSAAPPFTGTYREPFLGSGAVFFELAPERAVLSDANPELIVCFQVVAADPAAVMRLLDEQPNTAEHFAAMRRRSPADCSDLERAVRVVYLNKTAFRGLWRVNRRGEFNTPYGAYDRPYYDRRVLLDAARTLRRAELRTGDFVDELDAAQAGDWVYLDPPYVPLGGWADFKRYTSAQFGPHDHVRLRDAMVRAAGRGVWLTLTNSDTPFVRDLFGPDFSIARMATRRDINLQAANRRSWDLLITNYELPVPVGPPG, encoded by the coding sequence ATGATCCGGACCGACGCCAGTTCCGCGCGCTCCACCGGGCCGACGGGTAGGTCGACGGGGACGGGTAGGCCGACGGGCAGGTCGTTCCTCAAGTGGGCGGGCGGCAAGACGCGGTACGCGGCGACCATCGTCAGCGCCGCGCCGCCGTTCACCGGCACCTACCGGGAGCCGTTCCTGGGTAGCGGCGCGGTCTTCTTCGAGCTGGCACCCGAACGGGCGGTGCTCAGCGACGCCAACCCGGAGCTGATCGTCTGCTTCCAGGTGGTGGCCGCCGACCCGGCGGCGGTGATGCGACTGCTCGACGAGCAGCCCAACACCGCCGAGCACTTCGCGGCGATGCGCCGCCGGTCGCCCGCCGACTGCTCCGACCTGGAACGCGCGGTCCGGGTCGTCTATCTGAACAAGACCGCGTTCCGGGGGCTGTGGCGGGTCAACCGACGAGGCGAGTTCAACACGCCGTACGGCGCCTACGACCGGCCGTACTACGACCGGCGGGTGCTGCTCGACGCCGCCCGCACGCTGCGCCGGGCCGAGCTGCGTACGGGCGACTTCGTCGACGAGCTCGACGCGGCACAGGCCGGCGACTGGGTGTACCTGGACCCGCCGTACGTGCCGCTCGGTGGTTGGGCCGACTTCAAGCGGTACACCTCGGCGCAGTTCGGCCCGCACGACCACGTCCGGCTGCGGGACGCGATGGTACGGGCCGCCGGACGCGGTGTCTGGTTGACGCTGACCAACAGCGACACCCCGTTCGTCCGGGATCTGTTCGGCCCGGACTTCTCGATCGCCCGGATGGCCACCCGCCGGGACATCAACCTGCAGGCGGCCAACCGGCGCAGCTGGGACCTGCTGATCACCAACTACGAGCTGCCGGTGCCGGTCGGGCCGCCGGGCTGA
- a CDS encoding NUDIX domain-containing protein gives MNDVAAVLLVDPAGAVLLQLRDGRAPSHPHTWCVPGGHCEPGETPEQTALRELWEETGLRPEHGLRLFCRRELADDRTAHYFFGTTRARQRDVVLGEGAAMTFLQPAQIVDGRPLSPGSASLLAEFLASPHYAWGATGAAYDSPHDPDRRQFRALHRADG, from the coding sequence GTGAACGACGTCGCCGCGGTGCTGCTGGTCGATCCGGCGGGTGCCGTCCTGCTGCAACTGCGCGACGGCCGGGCACCCAGCCATCCGCACACCTGGTGCGTGCCCGGCGGGCACTGCGAGCCCGGCGAGACGCCCGAGCAGACCGCGCTGCGGGAGCTGTGGGAGGAGACCGGCCTGCGGCCCGAGCACGGGCTGCGGTTGTTCTGCCGCCGGGAGCTGGCCGACGACCGGACGGCGCACTACTTCTTCGGCACCACCCGGGCCCGCCAGCGCGACGTCGTGCTCGGCGAGGGCGCGGCCATGACGTTCCTGCAGCCGGCCCAGATCGTCGACGGCCGCCCGCTGTCGCCCGGCTCGGCCAGCCTGCTCGCCGAGTTCCTGGCCTCGCCGCACTACGCCTGGGGTGCCACCGGCGCCGCGTACGATTCGCCGCATGATCCGGACCGACGCCAGTTCCGCGCGCTCCACCGGGCCGACGGGTAG
- a CDS encoding ATP-binding protein, whose protein sequence is MNADPAPAADEAPASDQAPAADRLDPADLRDLFLFESLTGDQLAEISRLGRVRHWPPGADVYAEGDPAECFFVLLDGAIALTRRVRGADVEVTRSDQRGAYAGATQAYAGERMEQVYPNTMRALTDVALLALPAPEFAAVIRQWFPMAMHLLDGLFVAMRTTQTVVGERERLVALGSLTAGLTHELNNPAAAAVRATAVLRERLAGMRQKLAMVADGRLDGAQLHRLVELQETAVRRATTAPLRTPLQVTDAEDALADWLDAHGVPDGWELAATLVAGGFDDDALDEVAGAVLASDLTAAVRWLAYTVETELLLGEIDDAVRRISSLVGAAKQYSQLDRAPHQTVDVHELLDATLAMFTGKIPAEVRVVRDYDRTLPAVPAYPAELNQVWTNLIDNALGAMGPAGTLTVRTGTTGDQLSVEITDTGPGIPPEVRPRIFEPFFTTKPIGEGTGLGLDISYRIVVKKHGGDIRVDSAPGATSFRVLLPLTAG, encoded by the coding sequence GTGAACGCCGACCCGGCTCCGGCCGCCGACGAGGCGCCGGCCAGCGACCAGGCGCCGGCCGCCGACCGACTCGACCCCGCCGACCTGCGCGACCTGTTCCTGTTCGAGTCGCTCACCGGCGACCAGCTCGCCGAGATCAGTCGGCTCGGCCGGGTCCGCCACTGGCCACCGGGAGCCGACGTGTACGCCGAGGGGGACCCGGCGGAGTGCTTCTTCGTGCTGCTCGACGGCGCGATCGCGCTGACCCGTCGGGTCCGCGGCGCCGACGTCGAGGTGACCCGCAGCGACCAGCGTGGCGCGTACGCCGGGGCCACCCAGGCGTACGCCGGTGAACGGATGGAGCAGGTCTACCCCAACACGATGCGGGCATTGACCGACGTCGCCCTGCTGGCGCTGCCCGCGCCGGAGTTCGCCGCCGTCATCCGGCAGTGGTTCCCGATGGCGATGCACCTGCTGGACGGGCTGTTCGTCGCGATGCGGACCACGCAGACGGTGGTCGGTGAACGGGAGCGGCTGGTCGCGCTCGGCTCGCTCACCGCCGGGCTGACCCACGAGCTGAACAACCCGGCCGCGGCGGCGGTGCGGGCGACCGCCGTACTGCGGGAACGGCTCGCCGGAATGCGACAGAAGCTCGCCATGGTCGCCGACGGCCGGCTCGACGGGGCGCAGCTGCACAGACTGGTCGAACTGCAGGAGACCGCGGTGCGCCGGGCCACGACGGCCCCCTTACGCACCCCGTTGCAGGTCACCGACGCGGAGGACGCACTGGCCGACTGGCTCGACGCGCACGGCGTACCCGATGGGTGGGAGCTGGCCGCCACCCTGGTCGCCGGCGGCTTCGACGACGACGCCCTCGACGAGGTGGCCGGCGCGGTCCTTGCCTCGGACCTGACGGCGGCGGTGCGCTGGCTGGCGTACACCGTCGAGACCGAGCTGCTGCTCGGTGAGATCGACGACGCGGTCCGCCGGATCTCGTCGCTGGTCGGTGCCGCCAAGCAGTACTCGCAGCTGGACCGGGCCCCGCACCAGACGGTCGACGTGCACGAACTGCTCGACGCCACCCTCGCCATGTTCACCGGCAAGATCCCGGCCGAGGTACGGGTGGTCCGCGACTACGACCGGACGCTGCCGGCGGTGCCGGCCTACCCGGCGGAGCTCAACCAGGTCTGGACCAACCTGATCGACAACGCGCTGGGGGCGATGGGACCGGCCGGGACCCTCACGGTGCGCACCGGCACCACCGGCGACCAGCTGTCGGTGGAGATCACCGACACCGGGCCCGGGATCCCGCCGGAGGTGCGGCCCCGGATCTTCGAGCCGTTCTTCACCACCAAACCGATCGGCGAAGGTACCGGGCTGGGGCTCGACATCTCCTACCGGATCGTCGTCAAGAAACACGGTGGGGACATCCGGGTGGATTCGGCCCCCGGGGCGACCAGCTTCCGCGTGCTGCTCCCATTGACCGCTGGTTGA